The following proteins are co-located in the Trichormus variabilis 0441 genome:
- a CDS encoding cytochrome c biogenesis protein CcdA has translation MLETLQTQIYQLEKFANTLVSYQLTHLSLLSIGIIFAAGLLTSLTPCMLSMLPITIGYIGGYEAKSRWQAAAQSTWFALGLATTLAGLGVVAALVGKVYGQIGIGLPIIVSIIAILMGLNLLEALPLQLPSFGDTNWIPQDLPSGVRSYGIGLTFGLVASPCSTPVLASLLGWVANTQDLILGAVLLISYTAGYVTPLILAGTFTASIKKLLELRRWSGWINPVSGALLVGFGVFSLISRIPLGSF, from the coding sequence ATGCTAGAGACTCTGCAAACCCAAATTTACCAACTAGAAAAATTTGCTAACACCCTTGTCTCTTACCAACTGACACACCTGAGTTTGCTGAGTATTGGGATCATTTTTGCCGCAGGGTTACTCACTAGCCTCACACCCTGTATGCTGTCCATGTTGCCAATTACTATTGGCTACATCGGTGGTTATGAAGCCAAAAGTCGTTGGCAAGCAGCAGCCCAATCAACTTGGTTTGCCTTGGGATTGGCGACTACCCTAGCAGGACTAGGCGTGGTAGCTGCTTTGGTTGGCAAAGTCTACGGTCAGATAGGTATTGGTTTACCGATTATTGTCAGTATCATTGCTATCTTGATGGGGCTAAACTTACTAGAAGCTTTACCTCTGCAACTTCCATCTTTTGGTGATACTAATTGGATTCCCCAAGACTTGCCTTCAGGGGTGCGTTCCTACGGTATTGGCTTAACTTTCGGCTTGGTCGCCTCCCCTTGTAGTACTCCTGTGTTAGCCAGTCTACTAGGTTGGGTTGCCAACACACAAGATTTAATTTTAGGCGCTGTTTTGTTGATTTCTTATACAGCAGGCTATGTAACTCCCTTGATTTTGGCGGGTACTTTCACAGCATCAATTAAAAAGTTGCTGGAACTGCGTCGCTGGTCTGGTTGGATAAATCCAGTTAGCGGTGCATTATTGGTAGGATTTGGCGTATTTTCTCTAATTTCTCGGATTCCTCTAGGCAGTTTTTAA
- the hemN gene encoding oxygen-independent coproporphyrinogen III oxidase: protein MVFVLPGVKFDLDMIKKYDTPAPRYTSYPPATQLTEEFSATDYQSAIAASNHRKSPISLYFHIPFCQSSCYFCGCNTVISNNKNIAKPYLEHLVKEIKHTSNLIDPDRKVLQVHWGGGTPNYLDCDQVEFLWKHIHRHFNIDPQAEISIEINPRYVDQNYISFLREIGFNRISFGIQDFNSQVQKAVNRIQPEELLVNVMSWIKAAKFDSVNVDLIYGLPHQTLQTFRETVKKTVALDPDRIVVFNFAYVPWLKPAQKNIPLEALPQPQEKLEILKMTIEELTNSQYLFIGMDHFAKHNDELAIAQRNHTLQRNFQGYTTHAGTELFGFGATSISMLHDAYVQNHKQLKEYYQAVAGDALPVSKGIKLTTDDILRRDVIMCIMSNFYLHKQEIEEKYQINFDEYFSQEIAALKPLAADGLVSLSSKHIQVTEIGRLLVRNIAVVFDIYHHNQDKQFSRTI, encoded by the coding sequence ATGGTTTTTGTCTTACCTGGTGTCAAGTTTGATCTAGACATGATCAAAAAATATGACACTCCTGCACCTAGATATACCAGTTATCCACCCGCTACACAGTTAACTGAAGAATTTAGCGCCACCGATTATCAAAGTGCGATCGCCGCCTCAAATCACAGAAAATCGCCCATATCGTTGTATTTCCACATTCCTTTTTGTCAAAGTTCCTGTTACTTTTGCGGTTGTAATACGGTTATTTCCAACAACAAAAATATTGCTAAACCATACTTAGAACATCTGGTAAAAGAAATCAAGCATACAAGTAACTTGATTGATCCAGACAGAAAAGTATTACAAGTTCACTGGGGTGGTGGGACACCGAATTACTTAGATTGTGATCAAGTAGAATTTTTGTGGAAACATATTCATCGCCACTTCAATATTGATCCACAGGCAGAAATATCCATTGAGATTAATCCCCGCTACGTTGATCAAAACTACATCTCCTTTTTGCGTGAGATTGGTTTTAACCGGATTAGTTTTGGCATTCAGGATTTTAATAGCCAAGTACAAAAAGCTGTCAACCGTATCCAACCGGAAGAATTGCTAGTTAATGTCATGAGTTGGATTAAAGCCGCTAAGTTTGACAGTGTAAATGTAGACCTAATTTATGGTTTACCTCATCAAACCTTGCAAACATTTCGGGAGACGGTGAAAAAAACCGTGGCATTAGACCCCGATCGCATTGTAGTCTTTAACTTTGCTTATGTTCCTTGGTTGAAGCCAGCCCAGAAAAATATTCCCTTGGAGGCGTTACCCCAACCGCAGGAAAAGCTGGAAATTTTAAAAATGACTATTGAGGAACTGACTAATAGCCAGTACCTATTTATTGGGATGGATCATTTTGCCAAGCATAACGATGAGTTAGCGATCGCCCAACGTAACCACACCCTCCAGCGCAACTTCCAGGGCTACACCACCCATGCAGGTACAGAACTTTTTGGCTTTGGTGCGACATCTATTAGTATGCTGCATGATGCTTATGTGCAGAATCACAAGCAGTTAAAAGAATATTATCAAGCTGTTGCTGGTGATGCTTTACCTGTGAGCAAAGGTATCAAACTCACAACCGATGATATTCTCAGACGGGATGTGATTATGTGTATCATGTCTAACTTTTATCTGCATAAGCAAGAGATTGAGGAGAAATATCAGATCAATTTTGATGAATATTTCTCTCAAGAAATTGCAGCTTTAAAACCATTAGCGGCTGATGGATTAGTTAGTCTCTCTAGCAAACACATTCAAGTAACAGAAATCGGTAGATTACTCGTGAGGAATATCGCTGTTGTCTTTGATATTTATCACCACAATCAAGACAAGCAATTCTCTCGTACTATTTAA
- a CDS encoding GlsB/YeaQ/YmgE family stress response membrane protein, with amino-acid sequence MNIIAWVVLGLLAGAIAKAIYPGTQGGGILSTMILGIIGAFIGGSLYSLFATGTLQLTATSLSFPGLLIAVLGAMVAIYLWGLLSRSRSV; translated from the coding sequence ATGAATATTATTGCATGGGTAGTATTAGGTTTATTAGCTGGTGCGATCGCCAAAGCCATTTATCCAGGTACACAAGGCGGTGGTATTCTCTCCACAATGATTTTGGGTATCATCGGTGCGTTTATCGGCGGTAGTTTATATAGCCTATTCGCAACGGGAACTTTACAGTTGACAGCCACTAGTCTGAGTTTTCCTGGCCTGTTAATTGCAGTCCTTGGTGCAATGGTTGCTATTTATTTGTGGGGACTACTTAGCAGAAGCAGAAGTGTATAA
- a CDS encoding heme oxygenase (biliverdin-producing) → MSSNLAVKLRAGTQQAHTAAENVGFMKCFLKGVVDRESFAKFLSNLYFVYSELEAAIQSHANNPAIAPIYFPELNRLASLEKDMVFYYGSEWRSLIAPSASAQSYIKHIRELSATAPALLIGHSYTRYMGDLSGGQMLQKIAQSTLKLSGYEGTSFYNFEQIPDKKAFKDQYRQALDSVPVDDATADKIVAEANRAFQFNMQMATDLEGNLIKALGQVVFNSLTSTRNPGSTEAAVS, encoded by the coding sequence ATGAGTAGCAATCTAGCTGTTAAACTGCGCGCTGGCACTCAACAAGCTCACACAGCAGCAGAAAACGTGGGGTTCATGAAATGTTTTTTGAAAGGCGTTGTCGATAGAGAAAGCTTCGCCAAATTTTTAAGCAACTTGTATTTTGTCTACAGTGAACTAGAAGCTGCGATTCAAAGCCATGCCAACAATCCAGCGATCGCCCCGATTTACTTCCCAGAACTAAATCGCCTAGCCTCTTTAGAAAAAGACATGGTATTTTACTATGGCAGTGAATGGCGTAGTCTCATCGCCCCTTCAGCTAGCGCTCAATCTTATATCAAGCATATTCGAGAGCTTTCTGCCACTGCACCCGCTTTATTAATTGGTCATAGCTACACCCGCTATATGGGCGACCTTTCCGGCGGTCAGATGTTGCAAAAAATTGCTCAGTCAACCTTAAAGCTGTCTGGCTACGAAGGTACATCCTTCTATAACTTTGAGCAAATCCCTGACAAAAAAGCCTTCAAAGACCAGTATCGTCAGGCATTGGACTCTGTACCCGTTGACGATGCCACAGCAGATAAAATTGTTGCAGAAGCCAATCGGGCCTTCCAGTTCAATATGCAAATGGCTACAGACCTAGAAGGTAATTTAATTAAAGCTCTCGGTCAAGTAGTATTTAATAGCTTGACTAGTACCCGTAACCCAGGTAGCACCGAAGCAGCAGTATCTTGA
- a CDS encoding DUF3891 family protein, with protein MIVNATPTGWEVIYHRSHALLAAQIAGQWQRKNAPTRIYETLAAISHHDDLEKEWEEDNLTEAGAPMDFMMNKEASVEKLASLIKNARYRGRWVTLLISMHISRLTEPKRGQSAELDAFLDEQLENQQRWREELRIEEDEVDGAYAFMQWCDRLSLILCQKELPADERFLEISQGPDGQRYDIMQRSDNLVTVKPWPFEDDKFTVNVEACDLQKVQFASNAKLTQALQTAPIKVLEWTFVKN; from the coding sequence GTGATTGTGAATGCAACACCAACCGGATGGGAAGTGATTTATCATCGTTCCCACGCCTTGTTAGCAGCGCAAATAGCAGGACAATGGCAACGGAAAAACGCTCCAACCAGAATATACGAAACCTTAGCCGCAATTTCTCATCATGATGATTTAGAGAAAGAATGGGAGGAAGATAATTTGACTGAAGCAGGCGCGCCAATGGATTTCATGATGAACAAAGAAGCTTCTGTGGAAAAATTGGCGAGTCTCATTAAAAATGCGCGTTACCGGGGACGATGGGTAACTTTATTAATTTCTATGCACATTAGCCGCTTGACGGAACCAAAACGCGGCCAGTCGGCTGAGTTAGACGCTTTTTTAGATGAACAGCTAGAAAATCAACAGCGTTGGCGTGAAGAACTGAGGATAGAAGAAGATGAGGTAGATGGAGCGTATGCGTTCATGCAGTGGTGCGATCGCCTATCTCTCATCTTATGTCAAAAAGAATTACCTGCCGATGAACGGTTTTTAGAAATTAGTCAAGGGCCTGATGGTCAACGCTATGACATCATGCAACGCAGCGATAATTTGGTAACAGTTAAACCCTGGCCCTTTGAAGACGATAAGTTTACGGTCAATGTCGAAGCTTGCGACTTACAAAAGGTTCAATTTGCCAGTAACGCCAAACTAACTCAAGCACTACAAACCGCTCCCATCAAGGTGCTAGAGTGGACTTTCGTTAAAAATTAA
- a CDS encoding XisI protein, which produces MDKLVKYQELVKKLLTNYASDDVSDQDVEVQLILDTERNHYQWMNVGWQGLNRIYRCVIHFDIKDGKIWLQQNLTDRNPAEELVMMGVPREDIVLGLQAPYKRQYTDYGVA; this is translated from the coding sequence ATGGATAAATTAGTAAAATATCAAGAATTAGTTAAAAAATTGTTGACTAACTACGCCAGTGATGATGTCTCAGACCAAGATGTTGAGGTTCAACTAATTTTAGACACAGAACGTAATCATTATCAATGGATGAATGTAGGTTGGCAAGGATTGAATCGTATTTATCGATGCGTGATTCATTTTGATATTAAAGATGGAAAAATATGGCTACAACAGAATTTAACTGATCGCAATCCAGCAGAGGAATTAGTGATGATGGGAGTACCGCGGGAAGATATTGTCCTGGGTTTGCAAGCTCCTTATAAACGTCAGTATACAGATTACGGTGTCGCCTAA
- a CDS encoding cytochrome c biogenesis protein, with the protein MTTDNSAPTASPWWSLPGKFLRREFLPVLTDLRLAIALLLIIALFSISGTVIEQGQSPAFYQANYPEHPALFGFLTWKVIQVVGLDHVYRTWWFLSLLVLFGTSLTACTFTRQLPALKTAQRWKYYEEPRQFQKLALSAELDAGSVNSLSQILQNRRYKIFQEKDDILYARKGIVGRIGPIIVHIGIVTILLGSIWGAMTGFIAQEMVPSGETFQVKNIIDAGPLAAGQFPQDWSVRVNRFWIDYTPKGGIDQFYSDMSVLDNQGKEVDHKKIFVNQPLRYHGVTFYQTDWGISGVRVRLNKSPIFQLPMALLNTNGQGRIWGTWIPTKPDLSEGVSLLAKDLQGMVLIYDAQGKLVDTVRAGMSTQVNGVTLKVLDVVGSTGLQIKADPGIPIVYTGFGILMLGVVMSYFSHSQIWALQKGDRLYVGGKTNRAQVAFEQEVLEILERLSSQSATASNQQS; encoded by the coding sequence ATGACTACAGACAATTCAGCCCCCACAGCATCCCCTTGGTGGTCGCTACCAGGAAAATTTTTGCGACGAGAGTTTTTACCTGTACTGACAGATTTACGTTTAGCGATCGCTCTATTATTAATCATTGCTCTATTCAGTATCTCTGGTACTGTGATTGAGCAAGGGCAATCACCAGCATTTTATCAGGCTAACTACCCAGAACACCCGGCTTTATTTGGTTTCCTCACTTGGAAGGTGATCCAAGTGGTGGGGTTAGATCATGTTTATCGGACTTGGTGGTTTCTCTCCTTATTAGTTTTATTCGGGACTAGTCTCACTGCTTGTACTTTTACCCGTCAGTTACCAGCCTTAAAAACTGCCCAACGCTGGAAATATTACGAAGAACCACGCCAATTTCAAAAACTCGCTTTAAGTGCAGAACTAGACGCTGGTTCTGTTAATTCCTTAAGCCAAATATTACAAAATCGCCGTTATAAAATTTTTCAAGAAAAAGACGATATTCTCTACGCCCGTAAGGGAATAGTCGGGCGCATCGGCCCTATCATTGTCCATATAGGTATCGTCACCATCCTCTTAGGGTCAATTTGGGGCGCAATGACGGGATTTATTGCCCAAGAAATGGTTCCTAGTGGCGAAACCTTCCAGGTGAAAAATATTATCGATGCAGGGCCATTAGCAGCCGGACAATTTCCCCAAGACTGGTCTGTACGTGTTAATCGTTTTTGGATTGACTACACCCCGAAAGGTGGCATTGACCAATTTTACTCAGATATGTCTGTCTTGGATAATCAGGGAAAGGAAGTTGACCACAAAAAGATTTTTGTCAACCAACCTCTGCGTTATCATGGCGTAACTTTCTACCAAACTGATTGGGGCATTTCCGGTGTGCGTGTCCGCCTCAACAAAAGCCCCATCTTTCAGTTACCAATGGCACTTTTGAATACCAACGGACAAGGGCGAATTTGGGGAACATGGATTCCCACCAAACCAGATTTAAGTGAGGGTGTTTCCCTGTTGGCGAAAGACTTGCAAGGTATGGTGTTAATTTATGATGCCCAGGGTAAGTTGGTTGATACTGTACGTGCGGGAATGTCTACCCAGGTAAATGGCGTGACACTCAAAGTTTTAGATGTAGTTGGTAGTACTGGCTTACAAATTAAAGCTGATCCTGGTATTCCAATTGTTTACACTGGCTTTGGTATCCTGATGCTGGGTGTGGTGATGAGTTACTTTTCGCACTCACAAATCTGGGCATTACAAAAAGGCGATCGCTTATATGTTGGTGGTAAAACCAATCGCGCCCAGGTGGCTTTTGAACAAGAGGTTCTGGAAATTTTAGAACGCTTGAGTTCACAATCTGCGACAGCAAGTAATCAGCAGTCCTAA
- a CDS encoding manganese catalase family protein produces the protein MFFHKKEPIHVVNIGEANPRFAQLLLEQFGGATGELSAALQYWVQSFHVENAGIKDMLQDIAIEEFSHLEMVGKLIEAHTKNVDQTEAYKSTLFAVRGIGPHFLDSQGNAWTASYLNEGGDVVRDLRANIAAEAGARQTYEELIKLSPDEGTKQTLVHLLTREISHTQMFMKALDSLGKLTDPFFGNVQPDETVALYYNLSSNGNGHDERGPWNSEPTFKYVANPLEKHS, from the coding sequence ATGTTTTTTCACAAGAAAGAACCGATTCACGTTGTAAATATCGGTGAAGCAAATCCTCGTTTTGCTCAATTACTCTTAGAGCAATTTGGCGGAGCGACAGGAGAACTATCAGCAGCTTTACAATACTGGGTGCAATCATTCCACGTTGAAAACGCGGGAATTAAAGATATGCTGCAAGATATTGCCATCGAAGAATTTAGCCATTTAGAGATGGTTGGCAAACTCATCGAAGCTCACACGAAAAACGTGGATCAAACAGAGGCTTATAAAAGTACTCTCTTTGCTGTAAGGGGTATTGGACCTCACTTCTTAGATAGTCAAGGTAATGCTTGGACAGCAAGTTACCTCAATGAAGGTGGAGACGTAGTTCGGGATTTGAGAGCGAACATTGCAGCTGAAGCTGGCGCGCGTCAAACCTATGAAGAGCTAATCAAACTATCACCAGATGAAGGAACTAAGCAAACTCTAGTTCATCTCCTCACACGAGAAATCTCTCATACCCAGATGTTTATGAAAGCTTTAGATTCACTGGGTAAATTAACAGATCCATTCTTTGGTAATGTCCAACCCGACGAAACAGTGGCGCTCTACTATAACCTATCATCCAATGGAAACGGTCATGACGAACGTGGCCCTTGGAACTCTGAGCCAACATTCAAATATGTTGCTAACCCACTAGAAAAACATTCCTAA
- a CDS encoding XisH family protein — protein sequence MSAKDIFHESVKKALQKEEWIITSDPLKFKFGEVNFQIDLGAEKIIAAEKGNKKIAIEIKSFLNPSPITDFYSALGQFLSYRLALAGYEAERVLYLAVPLDTYKIFFQLEFTKTAIKQYQVLLIIYDPEKEAIVQWIN from the coding sequence GTGTCTGCAAAAGATATTTTTCATGAATCAGTTAAAAAAGCCTTACAAAAAGAAGAATGGATTATTACAAGCGATCCGTTAAAATTTAAATTCGGAGAAGTCAATTTCCAAATTGATTTAGGAGCGGAGAAGATAATTGCCGCAGAAAAAGGAAATAAAAAAATAGCAATTGAAATCAAAAGCTTTTTAAACCCTTCTCCTATTACAGATTTTTACTCTGCTTTAGGACAATTCCTGAGTTACCGTCTAGCATTAGCAGGATATGAAGCAGAGCGAGTATTATATTTAGCAGTTCCGTTAGATACTTACAAAATATTTTTTCAACTTGAATTTACGAAAACAGCAATTAAACAGTATCAGGTGTTGTTAATTATTTATGATCCGGAAAAGGAGGCTATTGTACAATGGATAAATTAG
- a CDS encoding PAS domain S-box protein, with translation MSNIQRSHLQRYCISIVSVLLSLLLGLTLGRYLIEISPLFFASVVFSSWYGGLVPGLVATVLALLVKNHFFNTPFNSIAVSQGNDLLNLIVFASVAVLISSLNLQVRTAREASEVQLAKLKVNYRHLLETANEGIWIFDSEGKTEYVNHQLAQMLGYSVEQISKCSIFNFLEPQARVEIEQWLEQQHKYHQQTKQQFDLRLQRHDGASLWVIVSLSSILDKHGQFSSAIAMLTDITEHKQEPAKPDLERQRLRAILDILPMGVVISDAKGQLLEINPGAKAIWGEDAPLLDNTSQYHQYKGWWPDTGQPLTAEEWTLARTLATGEAIIGEEIDIETFNGERKTILNSAVPICDATGTIVNAITVNVDITERKRVEAALRQSEALAKARAEELETIMETVPAAVWIAHDPHCHSMSVNRAAYEMMRVPAGSVMTATPASGGYPFPFKIQKNGQDVPLNELAMQQAGLTGQEVEAEVEFVFSSEDVRHIYGKATPLCDPDGNVRGVIGAFLDVTERQQLMSLLQQKQEWLDLAQKSGKIGSFDWKLASNINIWSQELEEIYGLQPGEFGGTFEDWAKRVHPDDLARVKVELQELLNTGSKEFFSDFRIIRQDGSLCWLQSRARVFYDDHGQPLRMVGVNIDVTERKQAEAALQQSEARLKQLLQSSIIGIIEADSERINFANDAFLKIVGYTQEDLLTGKLRWQDMTPLEYSELDQAKVQEVINAGFCIPFEKEYIRKDGSRVPILLGAARLSSSPLTWVCFILDLTARKQAEAALQQSELMFRTLADTMPQMFWITQPNGYHEYFNQRWYDYTGTTLEQTQGEGWQKILHPDDVQRTIEQWQDSLDTGKDYDIEYRLRRAADGEYRWHLGRAFPLRDENGQMVKWFGSCTDIHDQKLAIEERAQAWEQERAARIELERANRMKDDFLAIVSHELRSPLNPILGWAKLLKSRKLDALKTNQALEVIERNAKLQAGLIDDLLDVSRILRGKLSLNVCTVDLVTTIEAALETVRLTAESKSIHIQTDLTASVCRVEGDPNRLQQVVWNLLSNAVKFTPEGGEIEVKLERVGSLAHIQVRDTGKGISLDFLPYVFERFRQADEVTTRKFGGLGLGLAIVRHLVELHGGSVQVTSPGEGLGTTFTVKLPLVAVSQIYEEHFIPDTTPNLQGLRMVVVDDDADTLELLSFILEQYGVEVKAVNSANEALEAIAQSKPDLLLSDIGMPEVDGYMLIKQIRSMEVALGTKLPAIALTAFAGETNFQKIMSAGFQRHLTKPVEPSELATVIANLIQSNTNLKKASDK, from the coding sequence ATGTCAAATATCCAGCGCTCTCATTTGCAGCGTTACTGTATCTCTATTGTGTCGGTATTATTGTCGCTGTTGCTAGGTTTAACGCTGGGAAGATATTTAATAGAGATTTCACCACTGTTTTTTGCATCTGTAGTCTTTAGTAGTTGGTACGGCGGATTAGTACCAGGTTTAGTTGCTACAGTCTTGGCTCTTTTAGTTAAGAATCACTTTTTTAATACACCATTCAACTCAATAGCAGTTAGCCAAGGTAATGATTTACTCAATTTAATCGTGTTTGCTTCTGTAGCAGTATTAATTAGTTCATTAAATTTGCAAGTGCGTACTGCAAGGGAAGCGTCTGAGGTACAACTGGCTAAGTTGAAGGTGAATTATCGCCACTTGTTAGAGACAGCCAATGAAGGTATTTGGATATTTGACAGTGAAGGAAAGACAGAATATGTCAACCATCAGCTAGCCCAAATGCTTGGTTACAGCGTTGAACAAATCAGCAAATGCTCAATTTTCAATTTTCTGGAACCCCAGGCGCGTGTGGAAATTGAGCAATGGCTAGAGCAACAGCACAAGTACCATCAACAAACTAAACAGCAGTTTGATTTACGTTTACAACGCCACGATGGCGCGTCACTTTGGGTAATTGTTTCTCTCAGTTCCATACTCGATAAGCACGGACAATTTTCTAGTGCGATCGCCATGCTCACAGATATTACAGAGCATAAGCAGGAACCAGCAAAACCTGACCTCGAACGCCAACGCCTACGCGCCATCCTTGATATTCTGCCAATGGGAGTAGTGATTTCCGATGCTAAAGGACAGCTTTTAGAAATTAATCCTGGGGCAAAAGCGATTTGGGGAGAAGATGCGCCGTTGCTCGACAATACTAGCCAATATCATCAATATAAAGGATGGTGGCCGGATACAGGTCAACCCCTGACAGCAGAAGAATGGACTCTAGCCCGTACCCTAGCTACGGGTGAGGCGATAATTGGGGAAGAGATTGATATTGAAACATTTAATGGCGAGCGGAAAACCATCCTCAACTCTGCCGTACCCATCTGTGATGCCACTGGAACGATAGTGAATGCAATCACAGTGAATGTAGATATTACTGAGCGTAAACGGGTAGAAGCCGCTTTAAGGCAAAGTGAAGCACTAGCGAAAGCACGGGCAGAAGAACTCGAAACGATTATGGAGACTGTGCCGGCTGCTGTCTGGATTGCACATGATCCTCATTGCCATTCCATGAGTGTCAATCGTGCTGCTTATGAAATGATGCGAGTACCAGCAGGTTCTGTGATGACCGCAACCCCGGCCAGTGGAGGATATCCCTTTCCTTTTAAAATCCAAAAAAATGGTCAAGATGTTCCTCTGAATGAGTTGGCAATGCAGCAAGCCGGACTGACTGGGCAAGAGGTGGAGGCGGAGGTTGAATTTGTCTTCAGCTCGGAGGATGTACGGCATATTTACGGTAAGGCTACACCCTTGTGCGATCCAGATGGTAATGTCCGGGGAGTGATTGGGGCATTTTTGGATGTCACTGAACGCCAACAGTTAATGTCTTTGTTACAACAAAAACAAGAATGGCTCGATTTAGCACAGAAGTCTGGAAAAATTGGCAGTTTTGACTGGAAATTGGCTAGTAATATCAATATTTGGTCACAAGAGTTAGAAGAAATTTATGGTTTGCAGCCTGGTGAGTTTGGCGGTACTTTTGAAGACTGGGCAAAACGTGTTCATCCTGATGATTTAGCTAGGGTAAAAGTGGAATTACAGGAATTGTTGAACACAGGCTCGAAGGAATTTTTTAGTGATTTTCGCATCATTCGTCAGGATGGAAGCCTTTGTTGGCTACAGTCGAGAGCCAGAGTTTTCTATGATGATCATGGTCAGCCATTACGGATGGTGGGAGTAAATATCGATGTGACTGAGCGCAAACAGGCAGAAGCAGCGCTACAGCAAAGCGAGGCTCGACTAAAACAGTTATTGCAATCGAGCATTATTGGTATTATTGAGGCAGATTCAGAACGAATTAATTTTGCTAACGATGCCTTCCTGAAAATTGTGGGCTATACCCAGGAAGACTTGCTCACAGGAAAGTTGCGTTGGCAAGACATGACTCCACTAGAATACAGTGAACTGGATCAAGCCAAGGTACAAGAAGTCATCAACGCTGGGTTCTGCATTCCCTTTGAGAAAGAATATATCCGTAAAGACGGCTCTCGTGTTCCTATTTTATTAGGTGCTGCCCGATTGAGTTCCAGCCCCTTAACATGGGTTTGCTTTATTCTAGATTTAACTGCTCGCAAACAAGCAGAAGCAGCATTACAACAAAGTGAATTGATGTTCCGCACATTAGCGGACACCATGCCGCAAATGTTTTGGATTACCCAGCCTAATGGCTACCATGAGTATTTCAATCAACGTTGGTATGACTATACAGGAACGACATTAGAACAAACCCAAGGCGAAGGGTGGCAAAAGATTCTCCATCCCGATGATGTGCAACGCACCATAGAACAATGGCAAGATAGCCTCGATACTGGCAAAGATTATGATATTGAGTATCGTTTGCGTCGTGCTGCTGACGGGGAATATCGTTGGCATTTAGGTAGAGCCTTTCCACTAAGAGATGAAAATGGTCAAATGGTGAAATGGTTTGGTTCCTGCACAGATATTCATGACCAAAAGCTAGCAATTGAAGAACGCGCCCAGGCGTGGGAACAGGAACGTGCCGCCAGGATAGAATTAGAACGAGCCAACCGGATGAAAGATGATTTCTTGGCAATAGTCTCTCACGAGTTGCGATCGCCTCTCAATCCCATTCTCGGTTGGGCAAAACTCCTCAAGAGCCGCAAACTGGATGCACTCAAGACTAATCAAGCCCTAGAAGTTATCGAACGTAATGCCAAATTACAAGCCGGGTTAATCGACGATTTACTAGATGTTTCCCGAATTTTACGCGGTAAGCTGAGTTTGAATGTCTGCACAGTGGACTTAGTAACCACCATCGAAGCCGCATTGGAAACTGTACGCTTAACGGCTGAAAGTAAATCGATTCACATCCAAACGGATTTGACTGCCAGTGTGTGTAGAGTTGAAGGCGATCCCAACCGTTTACAACAAGTTGTGTGGAATCTACTGAGTAACGCCGTAAAATTTACACCGGAAGGTGGTGAGATAGAAGTCAAGCTAGAAAGAGTTGGTTCTTTAGCCCACATTCAAGTCAGGGATACAGGAAAAGGTATTAGTCTCGACTTTCTCCCCTATGTGTTTGAACGCTTCCGCCAAGCCGACGAGGTGACAACGAGAAAATTCGGTGGATTAGGGTTAGGGTTAGCCATAGTCCGTCATCTTGTAGAACTCCACGGCGGTTCTGTCCAGGTAACAAGCCCAGGTGAAGGATTAGGCACAACATTTACCGTCAAACTACCCCTAGTTGCTGTTTCGCAGATATATGAAGAGCATTTTATCCCAGACACCACCCCAAATCTGCAAGGCTTGCGAATGGTAGTTGTAGATGATGATGCCGATACTTTAGAATTGCTCAGTTTTATTCTGGAACAGTATGGAGTGGAAGTTAAAGCAGTCAATTCAGCAAATGAAGCATTGGAGGCGATCGCCCAAAGCAAACCAGATTTATTATTAAGTGATATTGGAATGCCAGAAGTTGACGGCTATATGCTGATTAAGCAAATCAGAAGTATGGAAGTAGCATTAGGCACAAAACTACCAGCGATCGCCCTCACCGCCTTTGCTGGCGAAACCAACTTTCAAAAGATTATGTCTGCTGGCTTCCAAAGGCATCTAACCAAGCCTGTAGAACCATCGGAACTAGCCACAGTCATAGCCAACCTAATTCAAAGTAATACCAATTTGAAAAAAGCATCCGACAAATAA